In Mangifera indica cultivar Alphonso chromosome 1, CATAS_Mindica_2.1, whole genome shotgun sequence, a single genomic region encodes these proteins:
- the LOC123209128 gene encoding probable beta-1,3-galactosyltransferase 14 → MPSSPKLFHARAPSSSKSTFLIFFCLIVGIAGFIFGISAILAVSRGCSNSPLRSVKVRWTTSANNDGLASESKRHKVMGFVGIQTGFGSTGRRRSLRKTWMPSDRQGLQRLEEATGLAFRFVIGRTSDDSKMSALKKEVAEYDDFLLLDIQEEYSNLPYKTLAFFRAAYALFDSDFYVKADDDIYLRPDRLSLLLAKDRTHSQTYLGCMKKGPVFTDPKLKWYEPLSYLIGKEYFLHAYGPIYALSADVVANLVALRNDSFRMFSNEDVTIGSWMLSMNVNHEDNRQLCAADCTPTSIAVWDIPKCSGLCNPEKRLLELHQQDSCSKSPTLPSDDE, encoded by the exons ATGCCTTCTTCTCCCAAATTATTTCACGCGCGTGCCCCTTCCTCTTCCAAATCCACCTTCCTCATCTTCTTTTGCCTCATCGTTGGCATCGCCGGCTTTATCTTCGGCATCTCCGCCATCCTCGCCGTCTCTCGCGGCTGCAGCAACTCCCCTCTGAGATCCGTCAAAGTCCGCTGGACCACTAGTGCTAATAACGATGGTTTAGCTTCTGAATCCAAGAGGCATAAAGTCATGGGCTTTGTTGGGATCCAGACCGGGTTCGGGTCTACGGGTCGGAGGAGATCTTTGAGAAAGACGTGGATGCCGTCCGATCGTCAAGGCCTTCAACG CTTGGAAGAAGCCACTGGTTTGGCTTTTAGGTTTGTCATCGGTAGAACCAGTGATGATTCAAAGATGTCAGCTCTCAAAAAGGAGGTTGCAGAATATGATGATTTCCTTCTATTAGATATTCAGGAGGAGTACAGTAATCTCCCATACAAAAC ATTGGCATTCTTTAGAGCAGCATATGCACTCTTTGATTCTGATTTTTATGTCAAAGCTGATGATGACATATATTTGCGGCCAG aTCGCTTGTCGTTGCTCTTAGCAAAAGACCGCACTCACTCTCAGACTTATCTGGGATGCATGAAAAAGGGTCCTGTTTTTACTGATCCGAAGCTCAAATG GTATGAACCACTGTCATATTTGATTGGGAAGGAATACTTTCTTCATGCATATGGACCTATATATGCTCTTTCTGCAGATGTTGTTGCGAATTTGGTTGCTCTCAGGAATGACAG TTTCCGGATGTTCAGCAATGAAGATGTTACAATTGGTTCATGGATGCTTTCAATGAATGTCAATCATGAAGATAACAGGCAACTTTGTGCAGCAGACTGTACACCAACATCTATTGCTGTCTGGGATATTCCCAAATGTTCAG GGCTCTGCAATCCAGAAAAGAGATTATTGGAACTTCATCAGCAAGACAGCTGCTCAAAAAGCCCTACTTTGCCATCGGATGACGAGTAG